The window GCGACCGAGTCGGCGGAGCGGGAAACTGTCGGCATGTTGATCATGACCCGGGTTCCCGTGGCCCGAGCCGGGCCGGGGCTGGCGGGTAGCGCCCGGCGGTGGATCAGATGCTCGACGAGCTGGCCGCCTGGGCGGCGGCACTTCGGTCGGTGCGCCTGAAGGGTGCGGAGCCGGTCGCGGCCATCTCGGCGACACTCGCGCAACGTGGAGCCATGGTAATAGCGTCCGACGTCTCCGGTCACTCACCGGCCGGGTGGTACTCGTAACCGGGGCTGGCCGCATTGCCGCGGATGAACAGCGCCGCGGTGCGCGCCATGGGTGACAACCTGCTCACCATCCGTGTCGACGTCGACAACTGACCGCGGTGTGTAGCCACGGCGCTATTTTCCGCTGCAGTCCAATGACACCGAGATGGTCTGGCTGGTGACGACCGGGACGAGAACGGTGCCGCTGTTGTGGCCAAGGGTGGGTCCGACGTAGGGGAGCCACTGGGTCACCGTCTGCGGATTGCGGACGCTGGTGACCACGCACTGCGACATCGGGCCCGTGCCGAGCCGGTCGATGTTGACCGTGTAGCCCTGCTGTTGGAGTCGATTGATGGTCTCCTGCGCGGAGGTGTCGGCCCATGCCGCCGCTGCCGGGCCGGCGACGACTGCGCCCGCTGCCGCGATCGCGGCAAGCATCCGTGTTCTGCGCATTAGCGCCTCCCGATGTGTGAGGACCCAATCATCCTCCAACTACATCGCTGGGGTCGGGGCCAACGTTGCAGAGCCATCGGGATTACTCCCCGCGGCTCTGCGGAGCCGGACGCCGTGACGATCGAGCGACTGCAACCGGCGGGAGGCCCGCGCCGGGCCGCCGCCGGCCGACGCATCTGTGGGGTGTGCGGATAGCCGCCCGTGCGCGGCGCTAGTATAACTCCCATGCACAGCACCATGCAGCAGTTCCCGTTGACGGTCGCCGCGATCCTGAGATACGCCGTCAGTGTCCACGGCGACCGGGTGGTTACCACGGCGACCGGGGACGGTTACCGGCACGCCACCTACCGGGAGGTGGGCAGCCAAGCCGCCCGCCTGGCCAACGCGTTGCGCCGGCTCGGAGTCGAGGGCGACGACCGCGTGGGCAGCTTCATGTGGAACAACCAGGAGCACCTGGAGGCCTACGTCGCGGTGCCGTCAATGGGGGCGGTGCTGCACACGCTGAACATCAGGCTCTTCCCTGAGCAGATCGAGTTCGTCGCCTACGAGGCCGAGGACCAGGTGGTG is drawn from Candidatus Mycolicibacterium alkanivorans and contains these coding sequences:
- a CDS encoding SDR family oxidoreductase, with product MRPAPVTSTTRPVSDRRRRTLLPWLHVARVSPRWPRPAPHPSGAPTEVPPPRRPARRASDPPPGATRQPRPGSGHGNPGHDQHADSFPLRRLGRAEDVAAVVAFAFSDDADHITGTEIVVDGGYLAMGH